A single region of the Mycobacterium lentiflavum genome encodes:
- a CDS encoding hydrogenase expression protein HypE translates to MPTEAAVKAEETLIHVLWINAGLSCDGDSVALTAATQPSVEEIALGALPGLPKVAVHWPLIDFECGPTGGADDFLEWFFKADRGELEPFVLVVEGSIPNEKIKDEGYWCGFGNDPATGQPMTTSEWLDRLAPKATAIVAVGTCATYGGIHAMAGNPTGAMGVPDYLGWGWKSKAGIPIVCVPGCPIHPDNLSETLTYLLYMATGQAPMIPLDDALRPKWLFGNTVHEGCDRAGYYEQGDFATEYGSPKCIVKLGCWGPVVKCNVPKRGWINGIGGCPNVGGICIGCTMPGFPDKFMPFMDEPPGGKLSSTASGLYGSVIRSLRGITARTVDKEPRWRHKGTELVSGARRTW, encoded by the coding sequence ATGCCAACGGAAGCAGCAGTCAAAGCAGAAGAGACGCTGATCCACGTGCTGTGGATCAACGCGGGCCTCAGTTGTGACGGCGATTCGGTGGCGTTGACTGCCGCCACCCAACCCAGCGTCGAGGAGATCGCTCTCGGAGCTCTGCCCGGTCTCCCCAAAGTCGCCGTCCACTGGCCCCTGATCGATTTCGAATGCGGACCCACCGGGGGCGCGGACGACTTCCTCGAATGGTTCTTCAAGGCCGACCGCGGTGAACTGGAACCGTTCGTGCTTGTCGTCGAGGGATCCATTCCCAACGAGAAGATCAAGGACGAGGGCTACTGGTGCGGATTCGGCAACGACCCCGCCACCGGTCAGCCGATGACCACCAGCGAGTGGCTCGACCGGCTGGCGCCCAAGGCCACAGCGATCGTCGCGGTCGGGACCTGCGCCACCTACGGCGGCATCCACGCGATGGCCGGCAATCCGACCGGAGCGATGGGCGTACCCGACTACCTCGGCTGGGGATGGAAAAGCAAGGCCGGCATCCCGATCGTGTGCGTGCCCGGCTGCCCGATCCATCCGGACAACCTGTCCGAGACACTGACCTACCTGCTGTACATGGCCACCGGCCAGGCGCCGATGATCCCGCTCGACGACGCGCTGCGCCCCAAGTGGTTATTCGGCAACACGGTGCACGAGGGGTGTGACCGGGCCGGCTACTACGAGCAGGGCGATTTCGCCACCGAGTACGGCTCACCGAAATGCATTGTCAAACTTGGCTGTTGGGGCCCGGTCGTGAAATGCAATGTGCCCAAGCGCGGATGGATCAACGGCATCGGTGGTTGCCCGAACGTCGGCGGAATCTGCATCGGGTGCACGATGCCGGGGTTCCCCGACAAATTCATGCCGTTCATGGACGAACCGCCCGGCGGCAAACTCTCCAGCACTGCGTCGGGGTTATACGGGTCCGTGATTCGTAGTTTGAGGGGTATCACGGCCCGAACCGTCGACAAGGAACCGCGCTGGCGCCACAAGGGCACCGAGCTCGTCAGCGGGGCACGCCGCACCTGGTAG
- the hypB gene encoding hydrogenase nickel incorporation protein HypB, whose product MGRFHRHDDGTGHPHDHDHVSHEHDHGDHRHYETGKQRIDVLEAIFAENDVRAGANRAAFESNGIRALNLMSSPGSGKTTVLAATLDELAGQLAIGVIEGDIATDLDAAKLSGRGAQVSLLNTSNGFGGECHLDAPMVNRALPGLDLPGLDLVIIENVGNLVCPAEFDVGEHAKAMVYSVTEGEDKPLKYPVMFRSVDVVLLNKIDLIPYLDVEVDSYIAHVREVNATATILPVSARTGAGMGAWFGWLRRFADGVVD is encoded by the coding sequence ATGGGTAGATTTCATCGGCACGACGACGGCACCGGGCACCCGCACGATCACGATCACGTTTCACATGAGCACGACCACGGCGATCACCGTCACTACGAGACCGGCAAGCAGCGCATCGACGTGCTGGAGGCGATCTTCGCCGAGAACGACGTTCGCGCCGGCGCCAACCGCGCGGCCTTCGAGAGCAACGGCATCCGCGCACTCAACCTGATGAGCTCGCCGGGCTCGGGAAAAACGACCGTCCTCGCGGCAACCCTTGACGAGCTCGCCGGACAGTTGGCGATCGGGGTGATCGAGGGCGACATCGCCACCGACCTCGATGCGGCCAAGCTCAGCGGTCGCGGCGCCCAGGTGTCACTGCTGAACACCAGTAACGGCTTTGGCGGCGAATGCCACCTCGACGCTCCCATGGTCAATCGCGCGCTGCCGGGCCTCGACCTCCCCGGACTGGACCTGGTGATCATCGAGAACGTCGGCAACCTGGTCTGCCCCGCGGAGTTCGACGTCGGCGAGCACGCCAAGGCCATGGTTTACTCCGTCACCGAGGGTGAGGACAAGCCACTGAAGTATCCCGTGATGTTCAGATCGGTGGATGTGGTGTTGCTCAACAAGATTGACCTGATCCCCTACCTGGACGTCGAGGTGGACAGTTACATTGCGCACGTCCGCGAGGTCAATGCGACCGCGACGATTCTGCCGGTGAGCGCGCGCACCGGCGCCGGCATGGGCGCCTGGTTCGGTTGGCTGAGACGGTTCGCCGACGGGGTGGTGGACTGA
- a CDS encoding hydrogenase maturation nickel metallochaperone HypA, translated as MHELSLCEAIAGVVKTHADGRHVDVVRVRIGALRQVVPDSLSFCWTLVRESENMPDAELELECVGAQVRCHACGRQSEITSAWSIWCPHCDSSDVEVVCGNEFLVTSLDVS; from the coding sequence ATGCATGAGCTTTCGCTGTGCGAGGCGATCGCAGGCGTGGTCAAAACACACGCCGACGGACGGCACGTCGACGTGGTCCGCGTCCGGATCGGCGCCCTGCGCCAGGTGGTTCCCGATTCGTTGTCGTTCTGCTGGACCCTCGTCCGGGAATCGGAGAACATGCCGGACGCCGAGCTGGAACTCGAGTGCGTCGGCGCGCAGGTCCGCTGCCACGCGTGCGGCCGCCAGTCGGAGATCACCTCGGCCTGGTCGATTTGGTGTCCACACTGCGACAGCTCCGACGTCGAGGTCGTGTGCGGCAACGAGTTCCTGGTGACGTCGCTGGACGTCTCGTGA
- a CDS encoding HoxN/HupN/NixA family nickel/cobalt transporter, whose translation MPGTELAARRTRLARLYGFLTTAEWGRLGVMLAVIVALHLIGWFTLVVIVEPARLSVGGKAFGIGVGLTAYALGLRHAFDADHIAAIDNTTRKLMSDGQRPLAVGFFFSLGHSTVVFTLAMLLAIGAKAIVGPLQDDSSALHHYTALIGTSVSGAFLYLIALLNLMVLVAILRVVLRMRRGQYDETELERQLDNRGFLNRFLGRFTHSITKSWHIYPIGLLFGLGFDTATEVALLVLAGTSAAVGLPWYAILCLPVLFAAGMCLLDTIDGSFMNFAYGWAFSNPVRKIYYNITVTALSVVVALLIGSVELLGLFAEQLGWRGRFWDLLGGLDLNTVGFVVVGIFAATWVAALLVWRYGRIEQKWAVPTESTG comes from the coding sequence ATGCCGGGAACGGAGCTCGCCGCGCGGCGCACCAGGTTAGCCAGGCTTTACGGCTTCCTGACGACGGCGGAGTGGGGGCGCCTGGGGGTCATGCTCGCGGTGATCGTCGCGCTGCATCTCATCGGCTGGTTCACCCTGGTGGTGATCGTTGAGCCGGCGCGACTAAGCGTGGGCGGCAAGGCCTTTGGCATCGGCGTCGGGCTGACGGCTTACGCTCTCGGACTGCGGCACGCCTTCGACGCCGACCACATCGCCGCCATCGACAACACCACCCGCAAGCTGATGAGCGACGGGCAGCGCCCCCTGGCCGTCGGGTTCTTCTTCTCGCTGGGCCACTCCACCGTGGTGTTCACCCTGGCGATGCTGCTGGCGATCGGGGCCAAAGCGATCGTCGGGCCGCTCCAGGACGACTCCTCGGCGCTGCATCACTACACCGCACTGATCGGCACGAGCGTCTCGGGCGCGTTCCTCTACCTGATCGCTCTGCTCAATCTCATGGTGCTGGTCGCAATCCTGCGGGTGGTCTTGCGAATGCGCCGCGGCCAGTACGACGAGACCGAGCTGGAACGGCAACTGGACAACCGCGGATTTCTCAACCGCTTCCTCGGCCGCTTCACGCACTCGATCACCAAGTCGTGGCACATATACCCGATCGGCCTGCTGTTCGGCCTGGGCTTCGACACCGCCACCGAGGTCGCCCTGCTGGTGCTGGCCGGCACCAGCGCGGCGGTCGGGCTGCCCTGGTACGCCATCCTGTGTTTGCCGGTGTTGTTCGCCGCCGGCATGTGCCTGCTGGACACCATCGACGGCTCGTTCATGAACTTCGCCTACGGCTGGGCGTTCTCCAACCCGGTGCGCAAGATCTACTACAACATCACCGTCACCGCGCTGTCGGTGGTCGTCGCCCTGCTGATCGGCAGCGTCGAACTGCTCGGGCTGTTCGCCGAGCAGTTGGGCTGGCGCGGCCGGTTCTGGGACTTGCTCGGTGGACTCGACCTCAACACCGTCGGCTTCGTCGTAGTCGGCATCTTCGCTGCCACCTGGGTGGCAGCCCTACTCGTGTGGCGCTATGGCCGCATCGAACAGAAGTGGGCCGTGCCGACCGAAAGCACGGGCTGA
- a CDS encoding Fur family transcriptional regulator, whose protein sequence is MTSNPSSLDPAVTERIGDFLRARGLRRMTSRIQVLAVLEPVHGHLSVAEIHQRVRASLPAGAQPPDVATIYRTVTTLVEQAVLHALTLDGGITTYGLAATPHHHAVCTQCGSIIEVPARQLSSALEHAMEGSAFALSERAGLTLRGLCPRCQQGESAARH, encoded by the coding sequence GTGACGTCCAACCCGTCGTCGCTTGATCCCGCGGTCACCGAACGCATCGGTGACTTCCTGCGCGCCCGCGGGTTGCGGCGCATGACCTCGCGGATCCAGGTACTGGCGGTGCTCGAACCCGTGCACGGACACCTCTCCGTCGCGGAGATTCACCAGCGGGTGCGGGCCAGCTTGCCCGCCGGTGCCCAGCCGCCCGATGTGGCCACCATCTACCGCACGGTGACCACGCTGGTCGAGCAGGCGGTGTTGCACGCGCTCACCCTCGACGGTGGCATCACGACCTACGGATTGGCGGCCACCCCGCATCACCATGCGGTGTGCACGCAGTGCGGCTCGATCATCGAAGTGCCCGCGCGTCAGCTCAGTTCAGCGCTCGAGCACGCGATGGAGGGTAGTGCGTTCGCCCTGTCGGAACGGGCCGGGCTGACGCTGCGCGGCCTGTGCCCGCGATGCCAGCAGGGCGAGTCGGCGGCCCGGCACTGA
- the mtr gene encoding mycothione reductase: protein METYDVAIIGTGSGNTVADDRFADKRVAICEQGTFGGTCLNVGCIPTKMFVYAAEVAQTIREASRYGIDAHIDRVRWDDIVSRVFGRIDPIGVGGEDYRSSAPNIDVYKQHTRFGPVQADGRYLLRTDAGDEFTAEQVVIAAGARAVVPPAILDCGAQYYTSDTIMRISEFPAHLVIVGGGFVSAEFAHIFSSLGSRVTLVVRGSALLRHCDDTLCKRFTRIASNKWELHTHCNVVGAENQGPGVAVHLDNGHTINADALLVATGRVSNADQLDLEQAGIAVEDGLVAVDEYQRTTARGVFALGDVSSKYQLKHVANHEARVVQHNLLCDWDDTAAMAVSDHRFVPSAVFTDPQIAYVGLTEIEAIAQGFKTSVKIQDYGDVAYGWAMEDTTGFVKLIGECGTGRLLGAHIMGHQASSIIQPLIQAVSFGLKAPEMARGQYWIHPALPEVVENALLGLR, encoded by the coding sequence GTGGAGACCTACGACGTCGCGATCATCGGGACCGGCTCGGGCAACACCGTTGCCGATGACCGCTTCGCCGACAAGCGCGTCGCGATCTGCGAGCAGGGCACCTTCGGCGGCACCTGCCTCAACGTCGGCTGCATCCCGACCAAGATGTTCGTCTACGCCGCCGAGGTCGCCCAAACCATCCGCGAGGCTTCGCGTTACGGCATCGACGCACACATCGACCGGGTGCGCTGGGACGACATCGTCTCGCGCGTCTTCGGGCGCATCGATCCGATCGGGGTCGGCGGTGAGGACTATCGCAGCTCGGCGCCCAACATCGACGTGTACAAGCAGCACACCCGATTCGGTCCGGTCCAGGCCGACGGGCGGTATCTGCTGCGCACCGACGCCGGTGACGAGTTCACCGCCGAGCAGGTGGTGATCGCCGCGGGCGCTCGGGCCGTGGTTCCCCCGGCGATCCTCGACTGCGGCGCGCAGTACTACACCAGCGACACGATCATGCGAATCTCCGAGTTCCCAGCACATCTGGTGATCGTCGGGGGTGGTTTCGTGTCCGCCGAATTCGCCCATATCTTCTCGTCATTGGGCTCGCGGGTCACCCTGGTGGTCCGTGGCTCCGCCCTGCTCCGGCACTGCGATGACACCCTGTGTAAACGCTTCACCCGCATCGCGTCGAACAAATGGGAACTGCACACCCACTGCAATGTCGTGGGCGCCGAGAACCAGGGCCCGGGTGTCGCGGTGCACCTCGACAACGGCCACACCATCAACGCCGATGCACTGCTGGTCGCGACCGGCCGGGTCTCCAACGCCGATCAACTCGACCTCGAGCAGGCCGGAATCGCCGTCGAGGACGGCCTTGTCGCCGTCGACGAGTACCAAAGAACCACGGCACGTGGAGTTTTCGCCCTCGGCGACGTCTCCTCGAAGTATCAACTCAAGCACGTCGCCAACCACGAGGCGCGCGTGGTGCAGCACAATCTGCTGTGCGACTGGGACGACACCGCGGCGATGGCGGTCAGCGACCATCGCTTCGTGCCGTCCGCGGTGTTCACCGATCCCCAGATCGCCTACGTCGGACTAACCGAAATCGAAGCCATTGCACAGGGTTTCAAGACCTCGGTGAAGATCCAGGATTACGGCGACGTCGCCTACGGCTGGGCGATGGAGGACACCACCGGGTTCGTCAAGCTGATCGGCGAGTGCGGCACCGGGCGTCTGCTGGGTGCCCACATCATGGGCCATCAGGCCTCGTCGATCATCCAGCCCTTGATCCAGGCGGTGAGCTTCGGGCTGAAGGCCCCGGAGATGGCCCGCGGGCAGTACTGGATTCACCCGGCGCTGCCCGAAGTGGTGGAGAACGCGCTGCTGGGCCTGCGCTGA
- a CDS encoding alpha/beta hydrolase has product MTGWVPDVLPGYWQYTIALGPDPAGEGDIVATLIRRGPGGGDAALEHAVLTVHGYTDYFFNTALADHFASRGFTFYALDLQKCGRSRREGQTPHFITDLAHYDAELERALTVIGEQAPDVRVLMYGHSAGGLIVPLWLDRLRSRNAKAHNRIGGLVLNSPFLDLHGPAVLRLGMTSAMIAGLSRVRSKVVLRGTSKGGYGTTLHRDYDGEFDYNLEWKPLGGFPITAGWLHAVRRGQVRLHRGLDVGVPNLILRSDRSVTESADAMSMQRGDAVLDVTQIARWAGCIGNRSTIVPVTDAKHDVFLSLAGPREAAYRQLDLWLDGYLRTTDTDASASLGKG; this is encoded by the coding sequence GTGACTGGCTGGGTGCCCGATGTCCTGCCTGGCTATTGGCAGTACACCATCGCATTGGGACCCGATCCCGCCGGCGAGGGCGACATCGTCGCAACCCTGATACGGCGCGGCCCCGGCGGCGGTGACGCCGCTCTCGAGCACGCGGTTCTGACGGTGCACGGTTACACCGACTACTTCTTCAACACCGCGCTGGCCGATCACTTCGCCAGCCGCGGTTTCACCTTCTACGCATTGGACCTGCAGAAGTGCGGGCGGTCGCGGCGCGAGGGCCAGACCCCGCACTTCATCACCGATCTCGCGCACTACGACGCCGAACTCGAACGCGCCCTGACCGTCATCGGCGAGCAGGCCCCCGACGTCCGGGTCCTGATGTACGGCCATTCCGCCGGCGGCCTGATCGTGCCGCTGTGGCTGGACCGGTTGCGAAGCCGAAACGCCAAGGCGCACAACCGCATCGGCGGCTTGGTGCTCAATAGCCCCTTCCTGGATCTGCACGGACCGGCGGTGCTGCGCCTGGGAATGACGTCGGCGATGATCGCCGGTCTGTCGCGAGTGCGTTCCAAAGTCGTGTTGCGGGGCACCAGCAAGGGCGGTTACGGCACCACCCTGCACCGCGACTACGACGGCGAGTTCGACTACAACCTGGAATGGAAACCGTTGGGCGGCTTCCCTATCACCGCGGGATGGCTGCACGCCGTGCGCCGCGGCCAGGTCCGCCTGCACCGAGGTCTCGACGTCGGGGTGCCGAACCTGATCCTGCGCTCGGACCGCAGCGTGACCGAATCCGCGGACGCGATGTCGATGCAACGGGGCGACGCCGTCCTCGACGTCACCCAGATCGCCCGGTGGGCGGGCTGCATCGGCAACCGCAGCACCATCGTTCCGGTGACCGACGCCAAACACGACGTGTTCCTGTCCCTGGCGGGTCCGCGCGAAGCCGCCTATCGGCAACTGGATCTGTGGCTGGACGGCTACCTGCGCACCACTGACACCGACGCCTCGGCATCACTCGGAAAGGGGTGA
- the mqo gene encoding malate dehydrogenase (quinone) produces the protein MSATLAALLRRLEPDWSITVVERLDAVAAESSSPWNNAGTGHAGLCEMNYTPERPDCQGAIDISKAVSINEQFQVTRQFWAYAVENGILTDRRFVNPVPHVSFVHGARHVDYLRRRQRALAPNPLFAGTELVDDPDEFARRLPFMAAGRDFSEPIALNWAADGTDVDFGALTKQLIGYCVRHGAMALFGHEVRNLTRHSGGWTLQIGNRRTGEKRKLDAKFVFVGGGGDALPLLQKSGIAEAKGFAGFPIGGRFLRTDNPALTAAHRAKVYGVPAPGAPPLGALHLDLRFVNGKSWLVFGPYAGWSPKFLKHGHVSDLPRSVRRDNVVSMLGVGITEMTLVNYLIRQLRLTERDRLDALREFAPSARDSDWQLTVAGQRVQVIRRATGKGGALEFGTTVVGSADGSIAGLLGGSPGASTAVPIMLDVLASCFANRYRSWLPRLKEMVPSLGARLSDEPALYDEVRAWSAKILQLNGS, from the coding sequence ATGAGCGCCACGCTGGCCGCGTTGCTGCGGCGACTGGAGCCGGACTGGTCGATCACGGTGGTCGAGCGACTCGATGCGGTCGCCGCGGAGAGCAGCAGCCCGTGGAACAACGCCGGCACCGGCCACGCCGGGCTGTGCGAGATGAACTACACCCCCGAGCGCCCCGACTGCCAGGGGGCGATCGACATCAGCAAAGCCGTGTCGATCAACGAGCAATTCCAGGTGACGCGCCAGTTCTGGGCCTATGCCGTCGAGAACGGCATCCTCACCGATCGGCGCTTCGTCAACCCCGTCCCGCATGTCAGCTTCGTGCACGGCGCGCGGCACGTCGACTATCTGCGGCGCCGCCAGCGGGCGCTGGCGCCGAACCCGCTGTTCGCCGGGACGGAACTGGTCGACGATCCGGACGAGTTCGCCCGCCGGCTGCCGTTCATGGCCGCCGGACGTGACTTCTCCGAACCGATTGCGCTCAACTGGGCCGCCGACGGCACCGACGTCGACTTCGGCGCGCTGACCAAGCAGCTCATCGGCTATTGCGTGCGCCACGGCGCCATGGCGCTGTTCGGTCACGAGGTGCGCAACCTGACCCGTCATTCTGGTGGCTGGACGCTGCAGATCGGAAATCGGCGCACCGGCGAAAAGCGGAAACTGGACGCGAAATTCGTGTTCGTCGGCGGCGGTGGTGACGCACTGCCGCTGTTGCAGAAGTCCGGCATCGCAGAGGCCAAAGGCTTCGCCGGCTTCCCGATCGGCGGCCGGTTCCTGCGCACCGACAACCCGGCGCTGACCGCCGCGCACCGCGCCAAGGTCTACGGCGTCCCCGCGCCCGGCGCACCGCCGCTCGGGGCGCTGCATCTGGACCTTCGGTTCGTCAACGGCAAGTCGTGGCTGGTCTTCGGGCCGTACGCCGGCTGGTCGCCTAAGTTCTTGAAGCATGGTCACGTCAGCGATTTGCCCCGTTCAGTCAGGCGGGACAACGTGGTGTCGATGCTGGGGGTCGGCATCACCGAGATGACGCTGGTCAATTACTTGATCCGCCAACTGCGGCTCACCGAACGCGATCGGCTGGATGCGCTGCGCGAATTCGCCCCGAGCGCGCGGGATTCGGATTGGCAGCTGACGGTGGCCGGCCAGCGCGTGCAGGTGATCCGGCGCGCCACGGGCAAAGGCGGGGCCCTTGAGTTCGGCACCACTGTGGTGGGTTCGGCCGACGGCAGCATCGCGGGGCTGCTTGGTGGCTCACCCGGGGCCTCGACCGCCGTGCCGATCATGCTCGATGTATTGGCGAGCTGTTTTGCCAACCGCTACCGGTCCTGGCTGCCCAGGCTCAAAGAGATGGTGCCCTCGCTTGGCGCCCGGCTATCCGACGAGCCGGCGCTCTACGACGAGGTGCGCGCGTGGAGTGCCAAGATATTACAGTTGAACGGCTCATGA
- a CDS encoding GNAT family N-acetyltransferase translates to MSEALRRIWAKDLDAQTLYELLKLRVEVFVVEQAIPYPELDGRDLLAETRHFWLETPDGDVICTLRLMEEHAGGEKVFRIGRLCTKRSARGQGHTTRLLRAALAEVGDYPCRINAQTYLAEMYAHHGFVRDGDDFLDDGVPHVPMLRPGSGQTAMP, encoded by the coding sequence ATGAGTGAAGCGCTACGCCGCATCTGGGCCAAAGACCTTGACGCGCAAACTCTTTACGAGCTGCTCAAGCTGCGGGTCGAGGTGTTCGTCGTCGAGCAGGCCATCCCGTATCCGGAGCTGGACGGGCGCGACCTGCTCGCCGAGACCCGACACTTCTGGCTGGAAACCCCCGACGGTGACGTGATCTGCACGCTGCGGCTGATGGAGGAGCATGCCGGGGGCGAGAAGGTGTTCCGGATCGGCCGGCTGTGCACCAAACGCAGCGCGCGCGGACAGGGCCACACCACCCGCCTGCTGCGCGCCGCGCTGGCCGAGGTCGGCGACTACCCGTGCCGGATCAACGCGCAGACCTACCTCGCCGAGATGTACGCCCACCATGGTTTCGTGCGCGACGGCGACGATTTCCTCGACGACGGCGTGCCGCACGTCCCCATGCTGCGGCCCGGTTCCGGGCAGACGGCGATGCCGTGA
- a CDS encoding magnesium chelatase subunit D family protein, producing the protein MKPYPFSAIVGHDQLRLALLLCAVRPEIGGALIRGEKGTAKSTAVRGLAALLSAATGHNGAGSGLVEMPLGATEDRVIGSLDLQRVLRDGEHAFSPGLLARAHGGVLYVDEVNLLHDHLVDVLLDAAAMGRVHIERDGISHSHEARFVLIGTMNPEEGELRPQLLDRFGLTVEVHASRDVEVRAEVIRQRMAYEADPDGFATRYAAADAELAQRIAAARALVDDVVLPDNELRRIAALCAAFDVDGMRADLVVARTSVAHAAWRGATTVAEQDIRVAAELALPHRRRRDPFDDPGIDREQLDEALEAARNDLEPDPDPPGGGQSANNAAAQQDSSSDAKPQPPRTRPSAPPSKTFRARALTVPGVGEGAPGRRSRGRNLSGSVVAAADADDPGAHGLHLFATLLSAAERAEAGPLRPRPDDLRRAVREGREGNLVIFVVDASGSMAARDRMAAVSGATLSLLRDAYQRRDKVAVITFRQQEARLLLPPTSSAHIAGRRLARFDTGGKTPLAEGLLAARALIVRERARDRARRPLVVVLTDGRATAGPDPLGRSRIAASRLVAEGAAAVIVDCETSYVRLGLAQQLARQLGAPTIRLEQLHADHLTRAVRSAA; encoded by the coding sequence GTGAAGCCGTATCCGTTCAGCGCGATCGTCGGCCACGATCAGTTACGGCTGGCGCTCTTGCTGTGTGCGGTGCGCCCGGAAATCGGTGGAGCGCTGATCCGCGGCGAGAAGGGCACCGCCAAATCGACGGCCGTGCGCGGGCTTGCCGCGCTGTTGTCCGCGGCAACGGGACACAACGGTGCCGGCTCCGGCCTGGTCGAAATGCCCCTCGGCGCAACCGAAGACCGGGTTATCGGTTCGCTGGATCTGCAGCGGGTGCTGCGCGACGGCGAGCATGCCTTCTCGCCCGGGTTGCTCGCGCGTGCCCACGGTGGCGTGCTGTACGTCGACGAGGTCAACCTGCTGCACGATCATTTGGTCGATGTGCTGCTCGACGCCGCGGCGATGGGCCGGGTGCACATCGAACGCGACGGCATCTCGCATTCGCATGAGGCCCGTTTCGTGCTGATCGGCACGATGAATCCAGAGGAAGGCGAACTGCGCCCGCAGCTGCTCGACCGGTTCGGGCTGACGGTCGAGGTGCACGCCTCGCGTGACGTCGAGGTGCGCGCGGAGGTGATCCGGCAGCGGATGGCCTACGAGGCCGACCCGGATGGGTTCGCCACACGCTACGCCGCCGCCGACGCCGAGCTGGCCCAGCGCATCGCCGCGGCCCGCGCGCTGGTTGACGATGTGGTGTTGCCGGACAACGAATTACGACGCATCGCGGCGCTGTGTGCGGCGTTCGACGTCGACGGGATGCGTGCCGACCTGGTGGTGGCCCGCACCTCCGTCGCCCACGCCGCCTGGCGGGGCGCGACAACCGTGGCCGAGCAGGACATCCGGGTGGCCGCCGAACTGGCGCTGCCGCACCGGCGCCGCCGCGACCCGTTCGACGACCCGGGCATCGATCGCGAGCAGCTAGACGAGGCCCTGGAGGCGGCCCGGAATGATCTAGAGCCCGATCCCGACCCGCCCGGCGGTGGGCAGTCCGCCAACAACGCAGCCGCACAACAAGATTCGTCTTCAGACGCGAAACCCCAGCCGCCCCGGACCCGGCCCAGCGCCCCGCCGTCGAAGACGTTTCGTGCCCGGGCGCTGACGGTACCCGGCGTCGGTGAAGGAGCGCCCGGCCGGCGCTCGCGGGGCCGCAATCTGTCGGGCAGCGTCGTGGCCGCCGCCGACGCCGACGACCCGGGCGCCCATGGTCTGCACCTGTTCGCCACCCTGCTGTCGGCCGCCGAGCGGGCCGAAGCGGGGCCGTTGCGCCCGCGGCCCGACGACCTCCGCCGCGCGGTCCGCGAGGGACGCGAAGGCAACCTGGTGATCTTCGTCGTCGACGCGTCCGGGTCGATGGCCGCCCGGGACCGGATGGCCGCCGTCAGCGGTGCCACTCTCTCGCTGTTGCGCGACGCGTATCAACGGCGCGACAAGGTCGCCGTGATCACCTTCCGCCAGCAGGAGGCGCGGCTATTGCTGCCGCCGACCTCATCGGCCCACATCGCCGGGCGCCGGCTGGCCCGATTCGACACCGGCGGCAAGACGCCGCTGGCCGAGGGCTTGCTGGCCGCGCGTGCGCTGATCGTGCGGGAGCGGGCCCGCGATCGGGCGCGCCGTCCGCTGGTGGTGGTGCTGACCGACGGCAGGGCCACCGCGGGCCCGGACCCCTTGGGCCGCAGTCGAATCGCGGCGTCGCGGCTGGTGGCCGAGGGTGCGGCGGCGGTGATCGTGGACTGCGAAACGTCGTATGTGCGCCTGGGGTTGGCTCAGCAGCTGGCCCGACAACTCGGTGCACCGACCATCCGGCTGGAGCAACTGCACGCCGACCATCTCACCCGGGCCGTGCGCAGCGCGGCCTAG
- the cobO gene encoding cob(I)yrinic acid a,c-diamide adenosyltransferase, producing MPQGTPLQVPDDGLSTRARRNLPVLAVHTGDGKGKSTAAFGMALRAWNVGLDVAVFQFVKSAKWKVGEEAVFRQLGRLHDEHGIGAAVQWHKMGSGWSWTRRSGSEDDHAAAAADGWAEISRRLAEQRHDFYVLDEFTYPLKWGWVDVEEVVDVLLARPGHQHVVITGRAAPPRLVEVADLVTEMTKVKHPMDAGRKGQQGIEW from the coding sequence ATGCCACAGGGAACCCCGCTGCAGGTGCCGGATGACGGACTGAGCACCCGGGCCCGGCGCAACCTGCCGGTGCTGGCGGTGCACACCGGTGACGGCAAGGGCAAGTCGACCGCGGCGTTCGGAATGGCGTTGCGCGCGTGGAACGTCGGCCTCGACGTCGCGGTGTTTCAGTTCGTCAAGAGCGCGAAATGGAAAGTGGGGGAGGAAGCCGTGTTTCGGCAGCTGGGCCGGTTGCACGACGAGCACGGCATCGGTGCAGCGGTCCAGTGGCACAAGATGGGCAGCGGCTGGTCCTGGACGCGTAGATCCGGTAGCGAGGACGATCACGCGGCCGCGGCCGCCGACGGCTGGGCGGAGATCTCGCGCCGGCTGGCCGAGCAGCGTCACGACTTCTATGTGCTCGACGAGTTCACCTACCCGCTGAAGTGGGGCTGGGTCGACGTCGAGGAGGTGGTGGACGTATTGCTGGCCAGGCCCGGCCATCAGCATGTGGTGATCACCGGACGCGCCGCCCCGCCGCGACTGGTCGAGGTTGCCGACCTGGTCACCGAGATGACCAAGGTCAAGCATCCGATGGATGCGGGCCGCAAGGGCCAGCAGGGTATCGAGTGGTGA